In Rattus norvegicus strain BN/NHsdMcwi chromosome 3, GRCr8, whole genome shotgun sequence, a genomic segment contains:
- the Naif1 gene encoding nuclear apoptosis-inducing factor 1, translating to MAVPAKKRKMNFSEREVEIIVEELELKKHLLVNHFNAGVPLAAKSAAWHGILRRVNAVATCRRELPEVKKKWSDLKTEVRRKVAQVRAAVEGGEAPGPTEEDGAGGPGTGGGSGGNGTAIAPVLLTPMQQRICNLLGEATIISLPSTTEIHPVALGPTATTAAATVTLTQIPTETTYHTLEEGVVEYCTAEAPQPLPTEAPVEMIAQPAETSVKPQALKSRIALNSAKLIQEQRVTNLHIKEIAQHLEQQNDLLQMIRRSQEVQACAQERQAQAMEGTQAALSVLIQVLRPMIKDFRRYLQSNTPNPASAPDPGQVAQNGQPDSIIQ from the exons ATGGCTGTCCCAgccaagaagaggaagatgaactTTTCAGAGAGGGAAGTGGAGATCATCGTGGAGGAACTGGAACTGAAGAAGCACCTGCTGGTGAACCACTTCAATGCTGGGGTCCCTCTGGCTGCTAAGAGTGCGGCCTGGCATGGCATCCTGAGAAGGGTCAACGCTGTGGCCACCTGCCGTAGGGAGCTGCCCGAAGTCAAGAAGAAGTGGTCCGACCTCAAGACCGAGGTCCGTCGCAAGGTTGCCCAAGTCCGAGCTGCTGTAGAAGGTGGCGAGGCTCCAGGGCCCACAGAAGAAGATGGAGCTGGTGGACCTGGGACAggcggtggcagtggtggcaATGGCACAGCCATAGCTCCTGTACTGCTGACCCCAATGCAACAGAGAATCTGCAACCTGTTGGGTGAGGCCACCATCATCAGCCTACCCAGTACCACAGAGATCCATCCCGTGGCCCTCGGACCCACGGCCACTACAGCCGCAGCCACGGTCACCCTGACACAGA TCCCCACTGAGACCACCTACCACACACTGGAGGAGGGAGTGGTGGAGTACTGCACAGCTGAAGCCCCTCAGCCCCTGCCGACAGAGGCCCCAGTTGAGATGATAGCCCAGCCTGCAGAGACCTCCGTCAAACCACAGGCACTCAAGAGCCGTATTGCCCTCAATTCGGCCAAGCTGATCCAGGAGCAGCGGGTCACCAACCTACACATAAAAGAGATCGCCCAGCACCTGGAGCAGCAGAACGACCTGCTACAGATGATCCGGCGTTCTCAGGAGGTGCAGGCCTGTGCCCAGGAGCGGCAGGCCCAGGCCATGGAGGGCACCCAGGCAGCCCTGAGTGTTCTCATCCAGGTCCTACGGCCCATGATTAAAGATTTCCGACGCTACCTACAGAGTAACACTCCCAACCCAGCCTCAGCCCCTGACCCTGGACAGGTGGCCCAGAACGGGCAGCCAGACAGCATCATCCAGTGA